In Helianthus annuus cultivar XRQ/B chromosome 3, HanXRQr2.0-SUNRISE, whole genome shotgun sequence, a single window of DNA contains:
- the LOC110878550 gene encoding uncharacterized protein LOC110878550 isoform X1 gives MADHNFSEDENNDQEQLHGPEKDKATGNVYMEARLARIQENQKRLRELGVKNVVDSMTSLVDSNKMKKKPVKRNTRAGDVDYIPDPGEDSGDDCEEDNQQVGRSIVVPKKRHHSQYIPPMSMSRTANLTKLRRVLAPNVSQKVLSTSNATKPNKEVAKRRMIDDEDEEIFQEGNKVDMEVDGADEMMSMESWQIPTILKMKTIIKNNCMALEKIKQQVLPKRLEVIPKRPKYGK, from the exons ATGGCAGATCATAACTTTTCTGAAGATGAAAACAATGATCAAGAACAATTGCATGGCCCTGAAAAAGATAAAGCAACAG GTAATGTGTACATGGAAGCTAGACTAGCGAGGATTCAGGAGAACCAAAAAAGACTACGAGAATTAGGAGTTAAAAACGTTGTGGACTCTATGACAAGTTTGGTAGACAGTAACAAAATGAAGAAAAAACCAGTGAAACGGAACACTCGTGCGGGGGATGTAGATTATATTCCAGATCCAGGTGAAGATTCAGGTGATGATTGTGAGGAAGATAACCAACAAGTTGGTAGAAGTATTGTAGTACCCAAAAAG CGACACCATTCACAATATATTCCACCAATGTCCATGAGTAGAACTGCTAATCTAACGAAACTACGTCGGGTGCTTGCTCCAAATGTCTCCCAAAAGGTTCTGTCTACTTCAAATGCAACAAAACCGAATAAAGAAGTAGCAAAGAGAAGGATGATTGATGACGAGGACGAGGAAATATttcaag AAGGTAATAAAGTGGATATGGAAGTAGATGGTGCTGATGAGATGATGAGCATGGAATCATGGCAGATCCCAACTATTCTGAAGATGAAAACAATAATCAAGAACAATTGCATGGCCCTGGAAAAGATAAAGCAACAG GTGCTCCCAAAAAGGTTAGAGGTCATACCCAAAAGGCCGAAATATGGAAAATGA
- the LOC110874641 gene encoding uncharacterized protein LOC110874641: MKEPHVTGTKSFARLAHEVATKNDGVYPTRGEMYITTRTRKDGSFVDDKATNVVASLKAIASDSASKHIDPHDFTNDEYSKVKGPEKRGYVRLVGRMPATKSKGDSSTNSHTIHQLQSVVNVMMNIIQERIPDANLPTVLSNMNIQVPRVGSSAPSNSLPSNELSSSRSDDIDDRAENM; this comes from the exons ATGAAGGAGCCTCATGTAACCGGGACAAAGTCGTTTGCTAGACTTGCTCATGAAGTG GCAACGAAGAATGATGGTGTATACCCGACCCGAGGAGAAATGTATATAACAACTCGCACTCGTAAAGATGGAAGTTTTGTTGATGATAAAGCAACTAATGTTGTG GCTTCACTAAAAGCTATTGCAAGTGACTCTGCAAGCAAACATATAGATCCGCATGATTTTACAAATGATGAATACTCAAAAGTTAAAGGCCCGGAGAAAAGAGGGTATGTTCGATTAGTTGGAAGAATGCCAGCCACAAAAAGTAAAGGTGATTCTTCGACTAATTCACATACTATTCATCAGCTTCAGAGTGTTGTGAACGTTATGATGAACATTATCCAAGAACGTATCCCCGATGCAAACTTGCCTACAGTTCTTAGCAATATGAACATACAG GTCCCCCGCGTCGGTTCTTCGGCTCCTAGCAACTCTTTACCTAGTAACGAATTATCATCTTCAAGAAGTGACGATATTGATGACAGAGCTGAAAACATGTGA
- the LOC110878550 gene encoding uncharacterized protein LOC110878550 isoform X2 codes for MADHNFSEDENNDQEQLHGPEKDKATGNVYMEARLARIQENQKRLRELGVKNVVDSMTSLVDSNKMKKKPVKRNTRAGDVDYIPDPGEDSGDDCEEDNQQVGRSIVVPKKRHHSQYIPPMSMSRTANLTKLRRVLAPNVSQKVLSTSNATKPNKEVAKRRMIDDEDEEIFQGNKVDMEVDGADEMMSMESWQIPTILKMKTIIKNNCMALEKIKQQVLPKRLEVIPKRPKYGK; via the exons ATGGCAGATCATAACTTTTCTGAAGATGAAAACAATGATCAAGAACAATTGCATGGCCCTGAAAAAGATAAAGCAACAG GTAATGTGTACATGGAAGCTAGACTAGCGAGGATTCAGGAGAACCAAAAAAGACTACGAGAATTAGGAGTTAAAAACGTTGTGGACTCTATGACAAGTTTGGTAGACAGTAACAAAATGAAGAAAAAACCAGTGAAACGGAACACTCGTGCGGGGGATGTAGATTATATTCCAGATCCAGGTGAAGATTCAGGTGATGATTGTGAGGAAGATAACCAACAAGTTGGTAGAAGTATTGTAGTACCCAAAAAG CGACACCATTCACAATATATTCCACCAATGTCCATGAGTAGAACTGCTAATCTAACGAAACTACGTCGGGTGCTTGCTCCAAATGTCTCCCAAAAGGTTCTGTCTACTTCAAATGCAACAAAACCGAATAAAGAAGTAGCAAAGAGAAGGATGATTGATGACGAGGACGAGGAAATATttcaag GTAATAAAGTGGATATGGAAGTAGATGGTGCTGATGAGATGATGAGCATGGAATCATGGCAGATCCCAACTATTCTGAAGATGAAAACAATAATCAAGAACAATTGCATGGCCCTGGAAAAGATAAAGCAACAG GTGCTCCCAAAAAGGTTAGAGGTCATACCCAAAAGGCCGAAATATGGAAAATGA
- the LOC110878550 gene encoding uncharacterized protein LOC110878550 isoform X3: MADHNFSEDENNDQEQLHGPEKDKATGNVYMEARLARIQENQKRLRELGVKNVVDSMTSLVDSNKMKKKPVKRNTRAGDVDYIPDPGEDSGDDCEEDNQQVGRSIVVPKKVLSTSNATKPNKEVAKRRMIDDEDEEIFQEGNKVDMEVDGADEMMSMESWQIPTILKMKTIIKNNCMALEKIKQQVLPKRLEVIPKRPKYGK; encoded by the exons ATGGCAGATCATAACTTTTCTGAAGATGAAAACAATGATCAAGAACAATTGCATGGCCCTGAAAAAGATAAAGCAACAG GTAATGTGTACATGGAAGCTAGACTAGCGAGGATTCAGGAGAACCAAAAAAGACTACGAGAATTAGGAGTTAAAAACGTTGTGGACTCTATGACAAGTTTGGTAGACAGTAACAAAATGAAGAAAAAACCAGTGAAACGGAACACTCGTGCGGGGGATGTAGATTATATTCCAGATCCAGGTGAAGATTCAGGTGATGATTGTGAGGAAGATAACCAACAAGTTGGTAGAAGTATTGTAGTACCCAAAAAG GTTCTGTCTACTTCAAATGCAACAAAACCGAATAAAGAAGTAGCAAAGAGAAGGATGATTGATGACGAGGACGAGGAAATATttcaag AAGGTAATAAAGTGGATATGGAAGTAGATGGTGCTGATGAGATGATGAGCATGGAATCATGGCAGATCCCAACTATTCTGAAGATGAAAACAATAATCAAGAACAATTGCATGGCCCTGGAAAAGATAAAGCAACAG GTGCTCCCAAAAAGGTTAGAGGTCATACCCAAAAGGCCGAAATATGGAAAATGA